CTAAAGGCATGTATTATATCTGTATCGTATCTGAATAAACGTTCGTTTAGGGTATAGAAATTCGCATCTCGCTACTTACTTTTAAATGTAGCCGATATGCTTCAAACAAGGGGATTCCCCTACTGCATTTCCTGTGGTCATGGGACGGATGCTGACAGTTTTTATTTGTAATAAACTGACTCCGTCGCCACTGTAGAGAAATGCAGGTGGGGTTATTTACTCACTTAATATCATAATATACCAGTAATTACTAATGACGTGATTAATACAGCACACGTTTAATGTCAATGGTCAGAAGGGACAGCACAAATATGACGACAATTTTAGTTATTATGAATTTATGACTTTATCATAGtttatgtgaaaaatatgaaagacATATCTGTAAAGGAGTCTTTGTTTAGGTCTTTTATCTGTGAGCCAATACGTTTCTTGTCATAAATTGTTCTTATCAcaacattattttctcttttcttTCTTAAAATTTGCACTGCCATGGCTAACAAGCCTATGTTTCAAAGAACTCACTAAGAGCCTGTTTGAAATTAAGTGCTGTGTACAATACTAGCAATCCATGACCCTTAGATTGGCTTAAATATTGTACAGGTAACAGACCTATATTGAACCTGTGGAACATTTCAGTTCTAAACTGACACCTTTTTCCCAACAGAGGCTGCTGCGAGATATAGTCGTGGAGACAAGTACTGATGGTGAGCATATGCACTATTTCTTAATCAGTATTTTTGTATAAAGCAGAGGAACAATCTTTATGTGACAGGGTGTTTAACGTTTATATTTCCGTAAATACTTAAGGTTATGGGAAggaaaaatacacttacacaccCTGTCACACTTACATCTTTACAAGTGTTTTTGTTATTCTATTATGCATGTGGTGTTTTGATGTAAatgctaacaccattatcaagtaaGTGACACAACTTTATGCGCAGATATAtttataaattatataaatGAAGGATGATCAAGTTTATACAGTTGGGGAGGTTGATGTATAATGTGATTGCCTTGCTGATGGTGGTAGTTATTATTGATGACAAAGCTGGGAAAGGCAGCTGTTGTCTGGCCTTAAGCTGTAGGGATGTAATAACCATGATCTCTGTTGACAGTTAAGTAGAGTTGCTTAATTCCTCTAAGAGTTTTGTTATATTGTAGTTTGACTGGGGGTTGTTGTAAACGAAAACATACAACATCTGTTATTACTCTTCATGGTGACCTGTGAATATCCAATGTTGATGTTATTCCAAAAGATGGTATGATTAGAAGGGGCATGTAGTGTAGTCtgaacgatgatgatgatgatgatgatgatgatgatgatgttgtcacATATTGTGCAGAGATTATGCTTTTGCAAAAGTCCTAATATTTAACATGGTTAAGAGTTCAGTAATATGACAGTGATATATACTTGGGCTGCAACTGTGTAGTGAATATGATATGTGTCATTAACACTGGGTTATGAATATCAATAATTTATTCATTAATGCAATATTGTATTTAAGTGATTGATGCACAATATGAAACCCCATGTTGACTGTTAATAAATTCTCATAGTAATAAACAGTGATCTGACATGACACTCACATTTGGTATGTAATAGACTAATATTTATAGTCCACAGTGCCATGTTCAGCCACTGCAAACTAACATGACTTGAACTACTGGAGGGTtagtacatattccattcttgcatatctcGACTTGAAAAAGGACATAAGGGCTTAAGTAAAACATGATTCATtaggaaaatgtaaatattcattcatattcggTTCTGGTGAGCACAAATAACAATTCTAATTCATGAAGGACAACGGTTCAGTTCACTGAATATGCGAGTGTATTGTAATAGCCTTACTATATACAGTAGTTTCTGGAAATAAAATGTTCTCACAAGTCTCTCAGGGTGGTGAGATGTGTATGTTAAAGTGTTTGTCCTGTCTTGTCCTGTTTAGTTAATTTATGTCTGAAATAACACAGATGTGATGTTAGATTTTGTACTATGGTCTTGTTTAGCATGCATATTTCAGTATTGGCAGAGAAGGAAAGCAATTTAATGCAATTTGACCTGTAAACTGGATactgcattcagtattttttatGCATATGTCCCATGAGAAAGTACTTTGATTTTCCATGTTTTATTGACTTCCAACCATATGGTAGTTTGACTTTATGTGAACTTAACATTGTAAACTATTAAATCATGTGTATAAAGAGGATTATATAATCCTTGTCATGTACaatgatgtttgttttcagCTCGATCCTTTGCAGGAAGAGTGTTGACAAATACCTGGAACAGTGTGAAGTAAGTTCAGTTTAGATTCGGTTCAACAATTACCCATTGTGTGTCTTGAGGCTAGAAGGACATGTACATGCAACTGATACAGTTGACAAGGTGTAATGCCGCAGTGAAATTAATGTAGCAAAGACATCATGAAATGTTGGTGAAAACTTCCCATGATGTAGCTGCAGGAAGTCCTCTGTTTTTCTTGAACTTGCTACATGACAACCTCCATGCCTTGAGCTCCTACCAAATACTGATAACCTACTTTACAGTCACAGTACATTTGTCTTAGAAACGGACCAATAAATTGCACACCTGACTGTCCCTTCCTTTGCATTCCTTCCTTGTAACAAATAGTAAACTGTGTAAATATCtcaatgatagtttgttaaaaaaacttTTTTATCGTTTGGACCTAAATGCTTTAAAAATCTCACATACTTGGTctaatgttttgattatgagtATTATATTgagtattatatgtttattagtttttgagttagattgcaattcactGGTCCGCTTTTGAGTCAAATGGACTGCAGTCATGTAATGACTGTTTTTTCATTCTCATATATGCAAGGAGGTATAGTGCCTTAGCATTTAAACTAGAtcttattctttttattttacAAGTGATAAATCAACTCTGGAATTGTTAAAAAAAGAAATTCTAATTTGCAAATAATTCATTCGACAGGGATATCTGCAGGTAATTGACACGTGACATATTTGGTATTTGCATTGTGTATTAAAGAAGCAAGGTACAAGATCAGAATTGCTCTAACCTCTGCATCCTCTGGCTCTCATTAGACCTGGCACAGCACCAGATGAAACTGGAAACTATAAAAACACTGAGGGGAATGATGTTACTCCATAACACAGAAGTTGTTTATTAGGTGGGTTTAAGTAATTTCTTCAAGGGAATTCTTCCAATTTGTTCTTGAATAATACCTTTCAGGGTTCCAATTTGATGCTAGCCTGTTACTTTGTGAAATGTTGCTGGCATCACAAGCGCCAGTAGAATTTCAGACTCTTTGTGACTGTTCTTATACTAACATCAAGtctcagaaacaaacaaatttcacaTAAAAAAGGTTAATAAattacaatgataaaatataatgaaaaggaccTAAggaacattttacattttcGACTCGTGAAACTGTAACCTGGACACATCACATATAGTATAGACTTACAAGGCTTTCAAGGATGTATTTGTTTTGGGATCTGTAAGGCAAATTATCTATGTTGAAAGTAGTGAATGTTTCAAGTTCAGTTGCATTCCTGCTCGTCAGTCTCTCTCTGTGCAATGTTTGATATGATGCAGTTGAAAAATGAGGCTTGCTTGGGATGTCCATCACTCGCTGTATTCTTGAATACTTATGTCTGTTCTCTACTTCAGGTTTTCATTGTTTGGAGAGCCAGGCACTCTTGATAACATGGACGAGTACAAGTTTGACCACAAGCGTCGTGGTGTGGCCCTCATTGTGTGTAATAGTAAGTTCAAGGGTCACCCAAGTCGCCAGGGGTCGGAGCATGAtgtcaaacattttgaaaggaCATTTCTCAAGCTTGGTTTTAGTCCTCAAGACATCAGAATACGGTACAACATGAATTCTGGAGACATGTTGGACTGGTTTTTGGGAGGTAAGTTGATGAGTGTGTGAGTCTGTGAATATACTTTTATActgctgcaatatttcagcagtatctaCACAGGGgaaccagaaatgtgcttcactcATTATAGCCATTTGGGCAACAAACTTAGCCCTTGATGTtcatgagtgaacactttgacTGCTGAGCTACCCATCACCCTGTAAGATGAGGAACAGTCAAACATTTGTTCACTTGTAAAACAACATATTTGGGAAGCAGCTTTGAACATGAAATTAGTGTCAGTAAGATCTGAAGTAAATTCagatttatatttatgtatatttcctTTTGCCATTTTATGAAATGGTAACCAACCATCCAATGCTCTTCTTTAATTGCCTGTTGCCAGTACACATTATTTATTGTGTCCACTTTTCATGCTTTCAGTTAACATctgcatttgttttgttttgtattgtatttgatttttgttgatgtAAAGTCAAGTTGTTTTAGTGGATAACTGATAGAATGGATTCTTTAACTTTATTAAACAGTATGTATAGTGCGGATATCTCATATAATGATGGGTGGAGGGGAGGAATCCATGGACCCCCAAGATCTGCATTATGGCAAGGGACCTAAAGGATGACTGTATATCTTTGGTCATtcctgtttttattattattagagGAAGAGAAGGCACTGTGATATTGGCAATTCCATGGCCATACAAACTTGGGACAAGAAAGCACTTCTAGTTTATGAACCAATAATGTTCATTCTAAATTCAGCATGAAAGCAGACATTAACCATTGttgtaaatgaaaacatacaCATCTGCTATTTCCCTTTTATGGCAACtcatgaagatccatgttagaactgatcttcagtaactcatgcttgttgtaagaggcgacaaatgggattgggtggtcaggctcactgacttggttcccaGTTTCATAGATCAATGCACATATGCTGTttatctctggattgtctggtccagactcaattagtacacaccacagccatataggtggaatactgctgagtgtggcataaaactgaactcaatcaatcaatccctATCATGGCTGTATGAGTGTTATCTGCTGCTTCCAGTGTCGATGGAAGACCACAGTGATGCCGACTGCCTCATGGTGGCTGTCTCATCACATGGAGATGAGTACCAGTATGTAGACCCTGAACGACCCAACGTCACCAAGCGGGAAGACCTCATCCTCACGACTGACAAAGCCATATTTACTCGAGACCTGGTGGACATTTTCAGGGATGAACATTGTCCATCACTTAAAGGCAAACCAAAGATATTCTTACTTCAGGTATGCTTTCTAAAAACAGGAATATACAGCtctaacatatgttatatttcagattctaccatgacttcagtaaacaCCGGACTGTGATTGGTTAGTcaaaagtcattcagaggtatatgatcatgttatatacctctgattttccaacaaagTGTGTATTTATTGTTAAGTCTGAATATTATGGTTATGATAGAATGGAGACAACCGTagtgtgttggaaaatcagaggtgtaTAACGAAATTATAGTGGCTCTAAATTTTACATTCAGATTATACTTTCATAGTTTAGTACTTTTGGGGAGGGGAGTTCCAtcctggattcaaacccacaccagAAGAGTCAGGCATCTAAACACCAGCATACAATGTCAGCCGTCTAATATAATATGCCTGATTTGACTGTTAGTGCTATGAGCATTCATTTTGTGAATGGAGTTTGgtgcaatataaatgcacattttattattattatcattattagtcCCCACAGCTATCTTACTTTtggtgctggcgattaggtgtctgactctgaggatgtgggttcgaattccaGATAGGATTCAACCCAATAAAATgttctagaatctgtactttgctAAGAGAGtttaatacaagacactattatggatgacaacttctttaattcttttaacacgacgtttcaaggctaattcttgccccttcgtcaggtggataatgaacaTAGGTAACATAgcagaatatatataggtatacatgaagccagagaggtaagatgtatatacaagcacataaatgtaattaggtatgtacaatcacagaggagagatgaaaggaggaaagttttaacagtacatagttgtttacacagctgatagattgagagtctatgagtccttgttgacacaccaggcagagggtaggtacacgccttgatctctattgatctgaggttctaatcttctgatgttgattgcttcccaaagcttcttctggtgtgggtttgaatccaggaTGGAACTCCCCTCCCCCGCCCCCTCCCCAAAACACTGCCCAATTCCTTGCCAGATTGCTTGCCCCTTTGGGGAAGGAAGGTAAATCCTTCATCAGTGACTCCTCATCCTTTGTGAAAAAACTCTTGGACGTTAAGTTATCTGGCCGTATGGTCAGCTATGATGTTGTTGATTTGTTCACTAACATCCCTCTACCTGAAGCTCTTGATGTTCTCCGTGCTAAGTTAACTAGTTGTATTGACACCCTTGACACCAAACTCACCATTGCCAGTATTATCAACCTTGTGTCTAGCTGTTTCCAGACCTCGTACTTCACATGGCAGAACAGCATCTACCAGCAGATCCATGGCCtacccatgggctcacctctctCTCCGCTGATAactgaaatcttcatgaccaGCTTTGAAGAAACTGCCCTATTCTACATCGCCATTCCAACTGTTATGTTGGTATAGGAAAGTTGATGACACTTTCACTATCCTAGATCCCAACCACAGCCCTGCAGAACTCCTTCACCACCTCAACAAACAACACGCCCGCATCCAGTTCACGATGGAAGTAGAAGCCCAACACAAGCTGCCATTCCTAGACGTATCCCTTGACAACTCATCTGAAAAAATCGTTCCCACTGTCTATCGAAAGCCCACCCACACTGACCAGTATATCCACTACCTATCCAACcaccatccacaaataaagcaaGCCGTAGTCTCCACCCTagccagacgtgccaaagccatCTGTGACCCAGCCCACCTCCAAGACGAAATTGACCACCTCAAGAGAACTTTCATCACCCTCAATGGATACCCAAAACAACTCGTTGACCAGACTATAGCCACAACTCTCCAGCATCAGAACGACCGCCTCCCTAAACCTGAGCCTGCACCCATCCGAGTCAACATTCCATACCAAGGAAAGATAAGTCATCAAATCAGTCGACTCCTCAGAAAAACTGCCAGTGTTGATGTGACCTTTTATTCTGACAAGACATTAAAAAACATCCTTAGAGCAAATGGAAGAGGAGGCAGTGATCaaaccaaccccaaccccaaaggctgcatctacaagataaactgtgattgcggcagcagctacataggtgaaacctgcagaccattcaacatcagactcaaagagcaccaaacttcagtaagaaaattagatctgaaatcggccctctctgaacacattgtcaactatccaaaccactccatcaactggaaaaacaccgagatcctggcttccaacatcagtgattggtggagaaggaagctttgggaagcaatcaacatcagaagattagaacctcagatcaatagagatcaaggcgtgtacctaccctctgcctggtgtgtcaacaaggactcatagactctcaatctatcagctgtgtaaacaactatgtactgttaaaactttcctcctttcatctctcctctgtgattgtacatacctaattacatttatgtgcttgtatatacatcttacctctctggcttcatgtatacctatatatattctgcTATGTTACCTAtgttcattatccacctgacgaaggggcaagaattagccttgaaacgtcgtgttaaaagaattaaagaagttgtcatccataatagtgtcttgtattacctcaccaacttctaaatgcctttgaagaatttcataaGAGAgtttaatcccaaatataacgtgtTACATTTAATCTCCTCcttaatggcattgtgtattcaaataTACAACTCAAaggaaagtttgagtttcaaaTGTCTGTCCTATCTGAGAAATTTGGTGTTATCAGTCCTACAGCTTGATCATTCAGAATAATGTCTTTGAGGCTGCAttatttagaaaacaaatactAAGTGTCACTGCTCGATCTGGTAATTGAGTCAGTGATTGTAGGGACTGTAGGGATGAAAGGCCATTTGTAAGTGATTTGTAATGTTCTCAGTTTGGCACCAGCCAGAACTAGCATCCCAATTTACTTAGATTACTTTATGGTAGAAATGTCAAGGAGAATAAGGCTTTTCACTTCTGCCTGTTCATTCACTCAGCACAGATTTTCTTGTTATTTAAGCGATGCAGTTTCATCTACCCCCATCAGTGGTGTGATAAAGTAAAGTCTTACCCTGGACTGTTattgtgagtgattgagtttagtcatggaaaaaacaacattggTACATGTACTACCATATTTTACATAAGCATATCCAGTACTGAATGCAGCATGTGACCACCCAACCAATCCAAATCTGATATTCTGCAGGCATGTCGAGGCACCAAGTTAGATGATGGGGTTGAGATTGTGGAGGAACATATAGACGTAGTAGATG
The nucleotide sequence above comes from Haliotis asinina isolate JCU_RB_2024 chromosome 5, JCU_Hal_asi_v2, whole genome shotgun sequence. Encoded proteins:
- the LOC137284808 gene encoding caspase-3-like isoform X2, whose protein sequence is MDEYKFDHKRRGVALIVCNSKFKGHPSRQGSEHDVKHFERTFLKLGFSPQDIRIRYNMNSGDMLDWFLGVSMEDHSDADCLMVAVSSHGDEYQYVDPERPNVTKREDLILTTDKAIFTRDLVDIFRDEHCPSLKGKPKIFLLQACRGTKLDDGVEIVEEHIDVVDALTEPVYTVTPPPCFKDFCIVYATPPGHFAFRRPSEGSWFVKAFWDVVERVDPSRVDFLRLVTQVIYQVAFSFQSSAVDPRIDAKKQSGCIYSMLTKDIYFTPKPEDDEMIL
- the LOC137284808 gene encoding caspase-3-like isoform X1, encoding MQRLLRDIVVETSTDARSFAGRVLTNTWNSVKFSLFGEPGTLDNMDEYKFDHKRRGVALIVCNSKFKGHPSRQGSEHDVKHFERTFLKLGFSPQDIRIRYNMNSGDMLDWFLGVSMEDHSDADCLMVAVSSHGDEYQYVDPERPNVTKREDLILTTDKAIFTRDLVDIFRDEHCPSLKGKPKIFLLQACRGTKLDDGVEIVEEHIDVVDALTEPVYTVTPPPCFKDFCIVYATPPGHFAFRRPSEGSWFVKAFWDVVERVDPSRVDFLRLVTQVIYQVAFSFQSSAVDPRIDAKKQSGCIYSMLTKDIYFTPKPEDDEMIL